TGTGGTGCTTTTGGGTTATTCATAGTAAGTAGTTGTAAATATCATAATTATTTGGTTTGTCAAGATAAATCAAAATACTTTTTTATTGCTTCCCCATCAACGCAGCATCATAAATGGTTAGTTTAGCGGCAAAAGGACGGTGAATTTGGCGCCTTTTGGTTCGATATTTTCTACGGTTATCTCGCCTTTATGGGATTGAACAATGCGGTGGGCTATGGCTAGACCCAATCCAACTCCCTGGGGTTTGGTGGTGAAAAAAGGCTCAAATATTTTTTTCATGTTTTCCGAAGGAACACCTTTGCCGTAGTCGATGACTTCTATAGCTATGAGATTTTGATTGCCACGGATAGTTCGCGACGGCCTATTCGTTAAATAGGCCTTAACTATTATTTTCCCCCCGGGAGAACTGGCCTCGACTGCATTGTGTATAAGGTTGTATAAGACTTGTTTTATTTGTTCCGGATCCGCTTTGCAGTTGATATTTGTCGGGGCATCAACGCTGATATCAAACAAATCACCTGTTTTGCCGTCCCGAACCCTGGAACCTTGTTTTATAAGCATCACCACGTCTTGAATTACTTCGGTTAGGTTAATGTTTTTTATTAATACCGGCCGTTCCCGGGCAAAATCAAGAAAGTCGCTGATAATTTTATTAAGACGGTCTGTTTCCTTAAGAACGGTATTTATCAGTTTCTGATCATCAAGTTCGGATGTATTACGGTTTAAAATATTCTGGGTGTTAGATTGATTAGGGGGCGGGGATGAGGCTTTTTTGGACAAACTCTGGACTGCTCCTTTAATTGCAGTTAGCGGGTTGCGCAATTCGTGAGCGATGCCGATACTCATTTCTTTGAGCACTTCCAGCATTTCGGTGCGCCTTTTCAGTTCATTTCGGAGATAGCGTTCCGTAGCCAGCTCGTTAACCAAGCGGCCTGCTGCATAGGCTACGAAGTGAATAATCAAAACGAAAAAGAAAAGATACGGCAAAAGAAACCTAAATCCTTGTGCTGAAGTTTTGACAAAATCCGGCGGCAATAAAGGGAGTGAAAAATGTCCTGCGGCGCTTAGCGAGTATAATATTGTGACTATGGCCAAAAGGGTGCTTGAAACTGAAGCAAAAAACATGCCTATTCTGGGGCTGACTAGCATATTAGCGGCTAGGATTGAAGCAAAATAAAGACTTACAAAGATACTCCCCGAACCGCCCGTAAAATAAGCCAGCAGGGTTTCTATGATAATATCAATTCCGATTTGGAATAAAGCAAGTTTTCTGAGAGCGGCGTTTTCTTTTCCCGGGATTTTTTGTTCAGACTGAGTCTCTGGTACGGGTGACAGGTATTTTATTAAGAGGATATATATCAGGTTGATTAGGCAGGTAAAAATAAGGGTTAAATAGGCACCAAGCACATGAGGCGGGAATTTAGGCTGTAAGGCATGCTGGGAATAAGTCTGTTGGCCTAGATGATATATTAAAATTGCGCCCAAGCCCAGTATTGCGATAATGAGCCTATAAAATAAAAACCATTTTAGGCGGTTACGTAGCATGTCTTACTTTTTCTTATTCATAACCTGTTTCTGAATTTCAAATATGGGCAATAGAACAGCGATAACAACTCCGCCGACAACAGCGCCCATTATGCCGATCATTAATGGCTCAATCATCGCGGTAAGAGAGTCGACAAGTGCTTCAACCTGTTGATCGTAGAATTCCGAAATTTTCTCAAGAAGGGCTTCCAGCGCGCCGGATTTTTCCCCGATGCCGATCATCCTGGTAACCATAGGTGGAAAAATCGGACTGCGGCTTAAAGGTTCACTAAGCGATTCACCCTTTTGAACGCTGTCCTTGGCGGTATTTATCGCATTTTCAAGGAGGATGTTTCCAGAAGTAGCGGCTACTATCTCTAATGCGCCAAGAATCGGAACGCCGCTTTTAATAAGAGTAGAGAATGTCCGGGCGAAGCGCGAGATGGCAACTTTCTTAAATAGTTCACCCATAACTGGTATTTTTAAAGTTAGCCAGTCAAAAACGTACTGACCTTTTTTTGTTTTTAATGCCAACACTACGCCAATAATGAAAGCTGCTATTACGAGGAAAACAACTAAAAAATATTCTCTCATTATTGTGCTCATTGCCATAAGAATTTGGGTTGGCAGTGGCATAGAAATACCCATGCTTTCAAAAATTTGCTTAAATTTGGGAATAATAAAAACAAGGAGCCCAACTACAACCAGAACAATCATGCTTAAAGAGATTATGGGGTAGGTCATAGCTGATTTAATTTCGCGCTTTAATTTTTGAGATGCTTCCATATATTCAGCAAGCCTGGCAAGAATACTGTCCAGCTGGCCGCCGGCTTCACCAGCCTTAATCATGCTTACATATATTTTATAAAATACTTTAGGGTGGTCGGCAAGAGCGGCTGAAAAATCAGAACCGCCCCTGACCTTTTCTACAACTTCCGCGAGAACCAGCTTGAATCCTGGGTTATCAGTTTGTTCCTGTAAAACTTCCAAACTCTCCATCAATGGTATGCCGGCGGAAATCATTGT
This region of Candidatus Brocadiia bacterium genomic DNA includes:
- a CDS encoding ATP-binding protein gives rise to the protein MPYLFFFVLIIHFVAYAAGRLVNELATERYLRNELKRRTEMLEVLKEMSIGIAHELRNPLTAIKGAVQSLSKKASSPPPNQSNTQNILNRNTSELDDQKLINTVLKETDRLNKIISDFLDFARERPVLIKNINLTEVIQDVVMLIKQGSRVRDGKTGDLFDISVDAPTNINCKADPEQIKQVLYNLIHNAVEASSPGGKIIVKAYLTNRPSRTIRGNQNLIAIEVIDYGKGVPSENMKKIFEPFFTTKPQGVGLGLAIAHRIVQSHKGEITVENIEPKGAKFTVLLPLN
- a CDS encoding type II secretion system F family protein, which translates into the protein MPQFKYAAKKTDGKTANGTVTATNMAEATANLKKQGLTVMNINQIKVSGQKSIFASLLKPTPAKRASMEELVIFTRQLATMISAGIPLMESLEVLQEQTDNPGFKLVLAEVVEKVRGGSDFSAALADHPKVFYKIYVSMIKAGEAGGQLDSILARLAEYMEASQKLKREIKSAMTYPIISLSMIVLVVVGLLVFIIPKFKQIFESMGISMPLPTQILMAMSTIMREYFLVVFLVIAAFIIGVVLALKTKKGQYVFDWLTLKIPVMGELFKKVAISRFARTFSTLIKSGVPILGALEIVAATSGNILLENAINTAKDSVQKGESLSEPLSRSPIFPPMVTRMIGIGEKSGALEALLEKISEFYDQQVEALVDSLTAMIEPLMIGIMGAVVGGVVIAVLLPIFEIQKQVMNKKK